DNA sequence from the bacterium genome:
GTTCCTTTTTGATCGCGATGAGCTGACGCAGTAGCTGGGGTAAGGTACGCAGGCTGAGGGGTTCGCTCTGGACCGGTATGATGACATAGTCCGAAGCGGCGAGTGCGCCTGCGGAGACAAGGCCGATACCCGGAGGGCAATCAATAAGCACCGTATCGTAGTGCTGAGCGGCTTGTATGACCGCTTCGCGGAATAAACCGGTAGCCCGCGTAGCATCCTCGTAAAGTTCGATGTCGGAGCTGCGTGCAGAAATGCCGCAATCAATGACAGAAAGATTTTCGATCATAGAAGGTTGAGCTGCTTCGGCGATATCCATAGCGCCGCAGAAGACCTGATACAATCCGTTTCGCCCCTGATCCTGATCGCGACGCATATCGTAGTAGCGATCCAGACAAAACGAGATACCGCCTTGCGGATCCGCATCAATGATCAGTGTTTTTTTGTTTAACCGTGAAAAAGCTATGCCGAGGCTCAAGGCTGTCGTGGTTTTGCCGACACCACCTTTTTGACTGGCTATGCTGAAAATCTGGCCCATGTATAGATCAGAGGAGATGTTGATTGTGATACTGCGTTAATATATCGGCTTCAGTAAGACCGGCATTGATCTGCGTGCGAATATCTTCGATCACTTCGGTTGTACTGAGGGCAAACCGCCAGTGTTCAGGTGTATTGGATAAAAATGTGCTGCTGAGCGCGCGACCGGCGATACCTGAAAAAAGGGTTGAAAAAAAACCGGCAAAACTCGTCGAGGCATATATTTGTTTGTGTTCGTCCGACGGGCGCCATGGGTTTTTCAGATCAATGATGTAAAATTTATTCCCTTCCAGTATACGAAACTGGCCAACGCCCAAATAACTGAAATTAGAATTGAGATGCTCGACAAATTCGTCTTTTAGCAGCGCTTGAGGCTCTGATGCATGCTCACCGCCGGCCTGTGCCAATTGAGTTTTCAACCGTTCCAAAAAAGAATTGCCCCAATCAGCGCCAAACTGATAAAAGCGTTCACGTGTTTGATCAGGCGTTGAATTTTCAGAAAAAACGGAAAATAGAGCTTCAAAAAAATCATGATCGGCGATACCGATCCGTCGTGCCGTCGGCGTAAAAAAGTCCGAAAGAGCAATGGAGCCGGTAGCATGATCTATCTGCATGTGATTTCGTATGGCCGCTTCAATGGGATTCGTAGGCATGAGTTCGATTTATTACCCGATAATGTAAAACGCGTTAATGCGGCAAACTAATTGATTTTTCGATGGAAAGCAACGCGAAAATCTTTTGTATTTTTGAGTAAAATTAATATTTTAGAAAAAAGAAATCAATACATGCAAGACCTGTCAAACGAAAAAACTGTTCAAATGGTGAAGCGTGTGGCCAGTGTTGTGGTAACCGTCGTTATCATGATAGCTTTGCGCTATTCTACATTGATAACAGAATCGGATCCGGCCGTTTTTTCGGTGACATTGTTGGGTCTAATGCTCGTACTTTCATTTAATATCGGCAAATTACTTTCCAGACTTAACCTTCCGACATTAACCATTTACCTGATAACCGGGATCTTGTGCGGTCCGTTTGTGCTTGGATTCTTGAGTTCTGCTACTATTGATAACCTGAAGTTTATAGATACACTAGCGCTTGGATTGATTGCTTTTATCGCTGGGGGAGAACTCCGTGTTAAAGAGTTATTGAGATTAAAAAAAGTGCTTGTCAGTATTTCGTTAATGGAAACGTTGGTGGTCTTTATATTTTGTGCAGTTGGTTTTATCACAATTACCCCATTATTGCCTTTTACCCAATCTCAGACTTTTTTTTTGAATAGCCTCATTGCATTGATCATGGCCGCATTACTTGTGGCCAATTCCCCGGCTGTAACGATAGGAATCATCGGCGAATATAAAAGCAATGGAGTTTTGACGGAGACCATATTAGGTTCGGTTATTTTTAAAGATATTATTGTTATTGTCTTGTTTGCAACCGTTACAACCTTTGTAATGATTTCGCTCGATTCGACCGCGGAGTGGAGCATGATGGTTTTCATAAAGACGATAGGTTATGAAATCGGGATGTCAATCGTGGCCGGATTGGGTGTTGGATTTCTTGTGTATTTGTACATACGATTTATCGGAGAACAACCCGTTTTATTTGTAATCGGCGCGGCATTTATGTCTTACGAAATAGCGCGCCAATTTCATTTAGAAGTACTTTTGGTCGGTGTGAGTGCAGGTTTTGCGGTTCAAAATTTTACCAAACAAGGGGAAGCATTAGTCGAGCATGTGGAGGAAAGCCTCCCAATCGTTTATCCGATTTTTTTTGCCATCGCAGGAGCGAAGATTAATTTGCCGTTAATGCTTGAATTGTGGTATCTTGCATTGTTTTTGACCGTGATCCGAGTTTTGGGAATTTATGTTGGCGTACGAAAAGGTGCACGCCTGGCATCAGCTCCCGAATCGGTTCAAAAATACGCATGGATGGGTTTTGTTTCACAGGCAGGTGTGGCCTTAGGATTAGCGACAATAGTTAATAACAAATTTCCGGAGTGGGGAGGTTATTTGCAGACAATTCTGTTGTCGGTTATTGGAATAAATCAACTGGTAGGCCCGATCTTACTACAAAGAGCGCTTGATAAAGCCGGAGAAATAAGTAAACCAATTCCTCAAAGCTCTATTTTAAATTAATAGAAGTAAAGATCGTTATAAATTATTATGGCTAAATTTGTCGTTCATATCGCTAAAGAATATTTGAAATTCAGCGCTGCACATTTTACTATTTTCAGTGACCATGCGTTGGAGATGCTTCACGGGCATAATTACTATGTAAGCCTGGATGTTGAATTTCGGGACAGCGCTAACGGAATCACAATAGATTTTAAACATCTTAAGAAAATCATGGAAGCCTTATGTGACGAATTAGATGAAAAGGTTCTATTGCCATCGGAATCGCCGTATCTAAAGATTGAAAAAAGAACTGACAATTTTTATGTTGTTTTTCACGGTGAAGGATTTAGAAAAGAGTATCAATTTCCGTGCGAAGATGTAGAAATTCTGCCGGTGAATAATATCAGCTCTGAAATGCTTGCAAAACAATTGTGTGAATCGTTTTGTGAAAAACTAATGCAAACATGGCATCAACTTAAACCCGGTCGTGAAATCCCTGAGACATTAATCGCAATACATGTCGGTGTCGAAGAAACACGAGGCCAAGCCGTCAAATACATTTGGGAGTATTGATTGTTAATGGGAAAATTGGATCTTAGAGAATTTGAAAAGACCATATCCGTTCGAACGCTTACGCTTGAGGATTTCGATAAAGTTACCGAATTACAGTTGCGCTGTTTTCCGGGAATGAAACCTTGGTCCTTGGATCAATTTGAAAGTCAAATTCGTATTTTTTCAGATGGTCAGATATGCGTAGAATATCGTGGCGTATTGGTGGCCTCTTCATCGAGCCTCATACTTGATTTTGATCCATACAAGAACTGGCACAGCTGGAAAGAAATTTCAGACAACGGTTATATTCGAAATCATATGATGACCGGCAACACTCTGTATGGCATCGAGATTATGGTCGATCCGGAATATCGCGGACTTCGCCTTGCGCGTCGGTTGTATGAGGCGCGAAAAGCGATCGCACGAAAGTACAACTTAAGAAGCATTATTCTCGGAGGTAGAATTCCCGGTTATGATAAATATGCTGACCAGATGGATGCCAAGACGTATGTAGAAAAAGTCACGAATAAGGTACTTGTAGATCCGGTTTTGACCACCCAAATTGCAAACGGATTTGTTATAAAACGCATCATTCCTAACTACTTAATGGCGGACACCGAATCCAGAGGTTATGCTACGTTTCTAGAATGGGTCAATCTTGACTATAAACCCGATTTTACATTTGATGCGAAAAAGGAAATTGTTCGTATATCGGCAGTGCAATATCAAATGCGAAATATTAACGATTTTGATGATTTTGCCAAACAATGCGAATATTTTGTTGATGTTGCATCGGATTACCGGTCCGACTTCATTTTGTTTCCTGAAATGTTCACAATGCAATTACTTACATTTTTGCCCAATCTTCGTCCTGGGCTAGCCGTTAGAAAGTTGGCTGAGTATACTCCTAAGTACCTTGAGTTATTTAATCATCTATCCGTCAAATATAACATAAATATTATTGCAGGTTCTCACTTCACCGTCGAAAATGAAGATTTGTTTAATATCGCTTATTTATTCCGACGTGACGGTACCATCGGTAAGCAATATAAGCTCCATATTACGCCTAATGAGCGAAAATGGTGGGGTGTCAAACCAGGGAATGTACTTGAAGTTTTCGATACCGATTGCGGCAAAATTTCTATACAAATATGTTATGATATTGAGTTTCCTGAATTAACACGAATAGCTGTTGAAAAAGGAGCTCAGATTGTTTTAGTACCGTTTTGTACCGATGAAAGATATGCATATTTACGTGTGCGTTATTGCGCCCAAGCAAGATGTGTCGAAAATCAGATATATGCCGTTATTGCAGGTAGCGTGGGTAATCTGCCGCATGTAGAAAATCTGGATATCCACTATGCCCAGTCGGCTATTTTTACTCCGTCGGACATTCCATTTACGCGCGACGCGATACAAGCCGAAGCTACCCCAAATATTGAGACAGTCATAATTGATGAGATAAATTTAGCCACGTTGCAGAAAAACAGACAATCGGGAAGCGTTTTGAATTGGAATGATCGTCGCACGGACTTGTTCAATGTGAGTTATCAAGGGGCTTAGAATTTTAAAAAATTATACTTATATTTAAATTAACTATGCAGTAACATAGAGGAATTCATG
Encoded proteins:
- a CDS encoding AAA family ATPase produces the protein MGQIFSIASQKGGVGKTTTALSLGIAFSRLNKKTLIIDADPQGGISFCLDRYYDMRRDQDQGRNGLYQVFCGAMDIAEAAQPSMIENLSVIDCGISARSSDIELYEDATRATGLFREAVIQAAQHYDTVLIDCPPGIGLVSAGALAASDYVIIPVQSEPLSLRTLPQLLRQLIAIKKEHNPDLAMAGILLTMYDHQSPASEMVAQQIRDFFEEDIVFKQAIPRDPVINLLFAGHENITSVLTEIEAQSAAFQAYQGLASEIAIQFSETPLRLNSVSN
- a CDS encoding GNAT family N-acetyltransferase, with protein sequence MGKLDLREFEKTISVRTLTLEDFDKVTELQLRCFPGMKPWSLDQFESQIRIFSDGQICVEYRGVLVASSSSLILDFDPYKNWHSWKEISDNGYIRNHMMTGNTLYGIEIMVDPEYRGLRLARRLYEARKAIARKYNLRSIILGGRIPGYDKYADQMDAKTYVEKVTNKVLVDPVLTTQIANGFVIKRIIPNYLMADTESRGYATFLEWVNLDYKPDFTFDAKKEIVRISAVQYQMRNINDFDDFAKQCEYFVDVASDYRSDFILFPEMFTMQLLTFLPNLRPGLAVRKLAEYTPKYLELFNHLSVKYNINIIAGSHFTVENEDLFNIAYLFRRDGTIGKQYKLHITPNERKWWGVKPGNVLEVFDTDCGKISIQICYDIEFPELTRIAVEKGAQIVLVPFCTDERYAYLRVRYCAQARCVENQIYAVIAGSVGNLPHVENLDIHYAQSAIFTPSDIPFTRDAIQAEATPNIETVIIDEINLATLQKNRQSGSVLNWNDRRTDLFNVSYQGA
- a CDS encoding 6-carboxytetrahydropterin synthase; the protein is MAKFVVHIAKEYLKFSAAHFTIFSDHALEMLHGHNYYVSLDVEFRDSANGITIDFKHLKKIMEALCDELDEKVLLPSESPYLKIEKRTDNFYVVFHGEGFRKEYQFPCEDVEILPVNNISSEMLAKQLCESFCEKLMQTWHQLKPGREIPETLIAIHVGVEETRGQAVKYIWEY
- a CDS encoding cation:proton antiporter, yielding MQDLSNEKTVQMVKRVASVVVTVVIMIALRYSTLITESDPAVFSVTLLGLMLVLSFNIGKLLSRLNLPTLTIYLITGILCGPFVLGFLSSATIDNLKFIDTLALGLIAFIAGGELRVKELLRLKKVLVSISLMETLVVFIFCAVGFITITPLLPFTQSQTFFLNSLIALIMAALLVANSPAVTIGIIGEYKSNGVLTETILGSVIFKDIIVIVLFATVTTFVMISLDSTAEWSMMVFIKTIGYEIGMSIVAGLGVGFLVYLYIRFIGEQPVLFVIGAAFMSYEIARQFHLEVLLVGVSAGFAVQNFTKQGEALVEHVEESLPIVYPIFFAIAGAKINLPLMLELWYLALFLTVIRVLGIYVGVRKGARLASAPESVQKYAWMGFVSQAGVALGLATIVNNKFPEWGGYLQTILLSVIGINQLVGPILLQRALDKAGEISKPIPQSSILN